ACTTCAGGGTGAGAGAATTGTCAAGATCCAGGAGCTCGCCGCCAAGAAATCTGCTGGCTCCAACGCCGTGGTTCCCTGGTATGTCATGACCAGTGGTCCTACCCGTGGCCCTACCGAAAAGTTCTTCCAGGAAAACAACTACTTTGGCCTGAGCCAGGACAacgtcaagatcttcgagcAGGGTGTTCTGCCCTGCATCTCCaacgatggcaagatccttctcgagaccaagggcaaggttgctgttgctccTGATGGAAACGGTGGCCTCTACAACGCTCTTGTCGTCTccggtgttgttgatgatatgcGAAAGCGCGGTATTCAGCACATCCACGCCTACTGCGTAGACAACTGCCTTGTGAGGGTCGCTGACCCCATCTTCATTGGTTTCTCTGCCGCCCTTAACGTCGACATTGCCACCAAGGTTGTCCGTAAGCGTAACGCTACTGAGTCCGTCGGTCTGATTCTCTCCAAGAACGGCAAGCCAGATGTTGTCGAGTACTCCgagatcgacaaggccaCTGCCGAGGAGCTTGACCCTAAGCAGTCTGATCTCCTTCGATTCCGTGCTGCCAACATTGTCAACCACTACTACTCTTTCAGCTTCCTCGATTCCATTCCTCAGTGGGCTCACAAGCTCCCCCACCACATCGCCCGCAAGAAGATCCCCTCTGCTGATCTTGAGAGTGGCGAGACCGTCAAGCCCGAAAAGCccaatggcatcaagctGGAGCAGTTCGTCTTCGATGTCTTCCCCTTCCTGACCCTGGACAAGTTTGCCTCACTCGAGGTCAAGCGTGAGGATGAGTTCTCTCCCCTCAAGAACGCTCCCGGCACTGGCGAGGATGACCCCGATACCAGCAAGGCTGATATCATGACCCAGGGCAAGCGCTGGGTCGAGGCTGCTggtgccattgtcgttggTGACAAAGCCgagattggtgttgaggtgtCCCCCCTCATCAGCTACGTAAGTAAATCTCATGATATTCATGAAGCAAATGATGCTAACGTTTCTCAGGGGGGTGAGGGTCTGGAGAAACTCAAGGGTACGGAGATTACGCCCCCTACTCTCCTGTGGCGAGAGTAAGAAGAAAGTAAATGATACCATTACCAGCCAGGACGACATAACGATGCTGTGGTCTTAGGTTTGGCAACTAAAAGTTGTTTGAAAGATCTTGTGTAGTTTATGAAATACATTGACCACAAGTAGTAATAAAGATTAAAGAGACCTCGGCTTGGAACTTTCTGTATATCATGCAAACGTGAAGTGGATTAAATTGAAAGTCTTGACTGCTCCTTCTCTTTATGTAGATATCTATATCCCGTCTAAAATGGCGCAGGTCTATATGTTTTATGATTTTTAGGTGTCTATGTCTATTTCTTTTTTTAGTTGGGGTTGGGTCGGTCGTCTGCTCGCTGGTCATCCTCATGGTCGGCGAGGAACTTTTCGGCCTCGAGAGCAGCCATGCATCCAGTACCGGCACTGGTAATGGCCTGTCGGTATCGCTTGTCCTGGACGTCACCAGCGGCAAAGACACCCTCGACGTTGGTGTGCGTAGTGCCAGGGACAGTCTTGATGTAGCCATCCTCGTCCATGTCAACCTGGCCCTTGACAAGGGTAGTGGCGGGGTCGTGACCGATGGCGTAGAAGAGACCATTGGCCTCGtggacctcctcctctccggttttgttgttcttgacaacgAGATGGCTCATGAGAccatcctcaccacctcGGATTTCGGTCGCGCCgctgttgaacttgactgTGACCTTGGGGTGGTTGAGGAGACGGTTGGCCATGGTTCGGCTGGCACGGAGGACATCGCGGCGGACGAGGACAGTAACGTGGCTTGCATACTTGGTGAGGAAAGTAGCCTCCTCGGCGGCAGAATCACCACCGCCGATAACGAAGAGGGGCTTGTTGCGGAAGATGGGGACGGCTCCGTCACAGACAGCGCAGGCGGAGACACCATTCTGCCAGTACTTGTCCTCACCAGGGAGGTTGAGACGGCGAGCCGAGGCGCCGGTGGCGATGATAACGGAGTCGGCGGTGTGTGTCTCCTCGGGGGAGAACTCGGTGCTGTACTTGAAGGGTCGAGAGGAGAGATCGAGGGTGGTGACGGTGTCGGTGACAATTTCTGTGCCGAAGCGCTCGGACTGGGCTCTCATGTTGTCCTAGATGTTGTGTTAGTTACTCAGAGTtaccgaggaagaagcaaaagattACCATCAACTCTCCGCCCATGATACCCTTGGGGAAACCGGGGAAGTTCTCAACCTCGGTGGTAGTGGTCAATTggccaccagcagcaatacCATTGGCCATGAAGCCCTCATAGAGAACGGCTACGCGATGTCAGTTCATCTTCGAGAATATCCACGAGAAGAAAGTAAATCTCACGCTTCAATTCAGCTCGTGCCAAGTAGACAGCAGCTGTGTGGGCAGCAGGCCCTGAACCGATAACTAATTGATTCTCGTCAGACTTGTAGGTTTTGGAGGAGGGGTtccatgatggaggggcaATAAGCACGAGGGCATAGATACGGACGTGGACAAGCACATACTGACAACCTTGCTATGCATCTTTCTAACACCAAAATCTACAGCCGGTTTTCTCGTAGTTTTATGAAAAGTAGTCGCCGCTGCCGCAATCGAAAGGCCAGCGCTGGAACGGAGAGTAGCGCGTTTAAACGTGGAGGAGAACAGTTTGGCGGTGTTGGAGGGGGGGGATTGTAGGTGAGATAAGAAAAGGTGGGCTGTCGCGATTCTTTTAAATACGGTAGGATCAAAGGCGAAAAACGCCACTAGCAGAGTATACCTATGGACTGAGTCGCTACAGAGGTACGGTTGAGGGGCGGTTGAAAAAAGTAGAGCGGTTTCGGCGGATGAACCCTGAGAGAATAGCTTGGAAGGCGTAGAGAAACGTGGTGAATGTGGGGATtgatgcaatgcaaatgcagaCAGGAGATGGAATCAATTTTGACAATGGAGATGCAGAGGGAGGATATGATTGGACAAAATGATTTATAAGCCGGCTAGTGGAGATGCCATTCAGTGAGGCGCTCAGGACGGGGGGCTTAGAAGGCAGAGAAGGGGATGGATGAATGACATAATTTAACTTTTCCAGTGGTTAGCCGTCTGTTTTGCCTTTATCAATCTTGAGGTCTAACGGGCCATGACTAATCCATCTATTACCGAATGTGGCAAGGATTTCGGATGTTTGCGAGATGAGGTGCCGACGGAGCTTTAATTGATTCCTCATGATAACCGGGGATAAGGCTCCAAACAATCAACACTAGTAGACCGTTCATAGCTCGTAACTCGGTATCCGGCTCATCATATGGC
This genomic interval from Fusarium verticillioides 7600 chromosome 1, whole genome shotgun sequence contains the following:
- a CDS encoding thioredoxin reductase, with amino-acid sequence MHSKVVIIGSGPAAHTAAVYLARAELKPVLYEGFMANGIAAGGQLTTTTEVENFPGFPKGIMGGELMDNMRAQSERFGTEIVTDTVTTLDLSSRPFKYSTEFSPEETHTADSVIIATGASARRLNLPGEDKYWQNGVSACAVCDGAVPIFRNKPLFVIGGGDSAAEEATFLTKYASHVTVLVRRDVLRASRTMANRLLNHPKVTVKFNSGATEIRGGEDGLMSHLVVKNNKTGEEEVHEANGLFYAIGHDPATTLVKGQVDMDEDGYIKTVPGTTHTNVEGVFAAGDVQDKRYRQAITSAGTGCMAALEAEKFLADHEDDQRADDRPNPN
- a CDS encoding UDP-N-acetylglucosamine pyrophosphorylase, whose protein sequence is MEAIKQALHLGKANDAPAEPSPEALNELKEKYTKAGQEQVFTFYDSLSSAERGTLYQQLSGFDPTHINEITHRALNPPKTSDEPDRLEPLPESATASILDSSADDISKWYDSGLDLISKGQVAVVLMAGGQGTRLGSSAPKGCYDIGLPSHKSLFQLQGERIVKIQELAAKKSAGSNAVVPWYVMTSGPTRGPTEKFFQENNYFGLSQDNVKIFEQGVLPCISNDGKILLETKGKVAVAPDGNGGLYNALVVSGVVDDMRKRGIQHIHAYCVDNCLVRVADPIFIGFSAALNVDIATKVVRKRNATESVGLILSKNGKPDVVEYSEIDKATAEELDPKQSDLLRFRAANIVNHYYSFSFLDSIPQWAHKLPHHIARKKIPSADLESGETVKPEKPNGIKLEQFVFDVFPFLTLDKFASLEVKREDEFSPLKNAPGTGEDDPDTSKADIMTQGKRWVEAAGAIVVGDKAEIGVEVSPLISYGGEGLEKLKGTEITPPTLLWRE